A region from the Chelmon rostratus isolate fCheRos1 chromosome 6, fCheRos1.pri, whole genome shotgun sequence genome encodes:
- the si:dkey-12e7.4 gene encoding C-factor, with the protein MSGAVSFKKCGSVLVTGASRGLGLQIVESLASGGFSPDKIIAACRQPASAQKLQELAEKHRNVHIITLDVLNQESIEKSVEEVGLLVQQEGLNCLINNAGINVVADFHTVTAEKMIENFHTNAVAPLMITKAFLPLLKQAASRRGAGGAGSMGIQRAAVINMTSLLGSVELAWGERANNFRWYPYRTSKSALNMVSRCMAVDLEPDGILCMAIHPGWVRTDMGGSEAPLSSEESVSSILSVIGGLSEKDHGSFLNFTGEVLPW; encoded by the exons ATGAGCGGTGCCGTGAGTTTCAAAAAGTGCGGCTCTGTGCTGGTGACGGGAGCCAGCCGAGGGCTCGGGCTGCAGATAGTCGAGAGCCTGGCCAGCGGAGGTTTCTCACCCGACAAGATCATAGCCGCGTGCAGACAGCCCGCGAGCGCGCAG AAACTTCAGGAGCTGGCAGAGAAACATCGCAACGTCCATATAATCACTTTGG ATGTATTGAACCAGGAGAGTATTGAGAAGTCTGTAGAAGAGGTGGGTCTGCTGGTGCAACAAGAGGGTCTGAACTGCCTGATCAACAATGCAGGGATCAATGTGGTGGCCGACTTTCATACCGTCACTGCAGAGAAGATGATAGAAAACTTCCACACAAATGCTGTGGCTCCTCTAATGATCACCAAG gcctttctgcctctgctgaaGCAAGCTGCGTCcagaagaggagcaggtggtGCAGGGAGCATGGGCATCCAGAGGGCTGCCGTCATTAACATGACATCGCTGCTGGGCTCTGTGGAGCTTGCCTGGGGGGAACGGGCCAACAACTTCAGATGGTACCCCTACAGGACGTCCAAG AGTGCCCTAAACATGGTGAGTCGCTGTATGGCTGTTGACCTTGAGCCTGATGGGATTCTCTGTATGGCTATTCACCCTGGCTGGGTCCGCACTGACATGGGGGGGTCAGAG GCTCCACTCTCTTCAGAGGAGAGCGTTTCTTCCATCTTGTCTGTGATTGGTGGACTGAGTGAAAAGGATCATGGGTCATTTCTGAACTTTACAGGAGAGGTGTTGCCGTGGTGA